The genomic stretch AGCCTCTATATGTTCGTTACCTGTTTAACTGCTGGTCTGCAACAACATGCACATCAATGTTACGCGTCTGCCGCATAATCGTATTCACAATGGACCCTTTCCAAATTTCCTCCCACCTCGTCCGAGCTGATTGTCCAAGCAATACCTGTGTAATGTAGTATTTTTTTGCTTCTGCTACTATTGCATGCGCCACACGCTTGTTGGTTATTTTTAATAAAAAATGCGCGTTAAACTTTGCACAAAGTCCGCGTATATATGTGATTTTCTCTTCATCTGTCTCTTTACTGCAGCTTATATGCAATACATAGAGTTCGGCTCTTAAACGATTTGCCATTCTGTATCCGCGTCGTACGAGCCTCTCTGCTGTATTCAGATGCTGTACACAAATTAGAATCTTTTCATGCACGCCTATTGGACCTTTAAAGTCTGCCCCGCTCTGGCGTTCTAGTTTCTCATCTACCTCATCAGCTATTTCCCGAAGCGCCAGCTCACGCAGTGCTGAAAGATTTGTCAGCTTAAAATAATGCAGCAAACTCTTTTCAATACGCTCGGCCGGATAAATTTTTCCCTCTCTCAATCGTTTTTGTAATGTTTCTGGTGTTGTATCAATCAGTTGGATTTCGTCTGCTGTCTGAATAAATAAATCCGGTACACGTTCATTCACCCGGACATTCGTAATGTTTTGTACGATATCGTATACGCTTTCCAGATGCTGAATATTAACTGCAGCAAGCACATCGATGCCTGCATCCAAAAGCTCCGTTACATCTTGATAACGTTTGGCATGTTTACTGCCAGGAATGTTCGTATGTGCCAATTCGTCAATCAGAACCACTTTCGGCTGACGCAATAAGATTGCGTCTACATGTAATTCTTGATAGGAGCGTCCCTTGTAATGAACTGTCTGTAATGCAACTTGCTCCAGTCCTGACAATTGGGCTTCCGTTTCCATTCTCCCGTGTGTCTCAATTAAACCAATCACAACATCTACATTTTCTTCCAGCATTTGCTTT from Terribacillus sp. DMT04 encodes the following:
- a CDS encoding sensor histidine kinase KdpD, giving the protein MKINEEAVSNSKRGRLTLYIGAAPGVGKTYKMLIDAKQMLEENVDVVIGLIETHGRMETEAQLSGLEQVALQTVHYKGRSYQELHVDAILLRQPKVVLIDELAHTNIPGSKHAKRYQDVTELLDAGIDVLAAVNIQHLESVYDIVQNITNVRVNERVPDLFIQTADEIQLIDTTPETLQKRLREGKIYPAERIEKSLLHYFKLTNLSALRELALREIADEVDEKLERQSGADFKGPIGVHEKILICVQHLNTAERLVRRGYRMANRLRAELYVLHISCSKETDEEKITYIRGLCAKFNAHFLLKITNKRVAHAIVAEAKKYYITQVLLGQSARTRWEEIWKGSIVNTIMRQTRNIDVHVVADQQLNR